A window of the Nitrosococcus wardiae genome harbors these coding sequences:
- a CDS encoding NAD(P)/FAD-dependent oxidoreductase, which translates to MATAKAGGTPHHHKMVIVGGGTGGLQLATRLGRKLGKKGQVEITLIEASPTHIWKPLLHEVAAGTLDSYEDEIEYLAQAAWSHFRYRLGRMEALDRQQREISVAPTYNEKGEEIIPRRHFHYDTLVMAVGSVSNDFGIPGVRSHCFFLDTTQQAADFQRQLIESYVRAHARGKPLARGELNVAIVGGGATGVELAAQLHTVSRLFTAYGLEVKPADIKLSIIEAAPRLLSGLPSRIAEPTERQLRQLGIEILANERVIEVTEKGIHTHSGRFIPARIKVWAAGVKAPDFLKALAGLETNPRHQLVVRPTLQTSRDDHIFALGDCAACPWIGHEGTVPPRAQAAQQQARFLYQNIRNQLAGKPLRDYHYRDYGSLVSLGRYSTVGNLMGTITGSFLIEGWIARLVYLSLYKRHQIVLFGPFRTAMLTLSHLFHRSVHPQVKLH; encoded by the coding sequence ATGGCAACCGCAAAAGCAGGAGGAACTCCACATCACCATAAAATGGTCATCGTGGGTGGGGGGACCGGAGGCCTGCAACTCGCCACCCGCCTCGGCCGAAAGCTCGGCAAAAAAGGACAGGTGGAGATTACGCTGATAGAAGCCAGCCCTACCCACATCTGGAAACCCTTGCTCCATGAAGTGGCTGCGGGAACCCTTGATTCCTACGAAGATGAAATCGAATACCTGGCGCAGGCGGCTTGGAGCCACTTCCGCTATCGCCTCGGGCGGATGGAGGCTCTCGATCGCCAGCAACGAGAAATCTCTGTCGCGCCGACTTATAATGAAAAAGGGGAAGAGATTATCCCCCGACGCCATTTTCATTATGATACCTTGGTGATGGCGGTGGGTAGCGTCAGCAATGATTTTGGGATTCCCGGCGTCCGAAGCCATTGCTTCTTTTTGGATACGACCCAGCAGGCCGCCGACTTTCAGCGCCAACTCATCGAATCTTACGTACGTGCCCATGCCCGGGGCAAACCCCTCGCACGTGGAGAGCTCAATGTCGCCATTGTCGGGGGTGGCGCTACAGGAGTTGAGCTGGCCGCCCAGTTACATACCGTCTCTCGTCTATTTACCGCTTATGGCCTCGAGGTCAAACCTGCCGATATCAAGCTCAGCATTATCGAAGCTGCGCCCCGTCTCCTGTCTGGATTGCCCTCCCGGATAGCGGAGCCTACCGAAAGACAGCTTCGTCAATTGGGCATAGAAATCCTCGCCAATGAGCGGGTCATTGAAGTTACGGAAAAAGGGATTCATACCCACAGTGGGCGTTTTATTCCGGCACGAATCAAAGTCTGGGCAGCCGGGGTCAAAGCGCCTGACTTCTTAAAAGCGCTAGCTGGCTTGGAAACCAATCCCCGTCATCAATTGGTGGTAAGACCGACGTTGCAAACCAGCCGTGATGACCACATTTTTGCTCTCGGTGATTGTGCCGCCTGCCCCTGGATAGGCCATGAAGGAACCGTGCCCCCTCGCGCCCAAGCCGCCCAGCAGCAAGCGCGCTTCTTGTATCAAAATATCCGCAACCAGCTAGCAGGAAAACCGCTTCGGGACTATCACTATCGTGACTATGGCTCACTCGTGTCCTTGGGAAGATATAGTACGGTGGGGAATTTGATGGGCACGATAACCGGCAGCTTCCTGATAGAAGGGTGGATTGCCCGACTGGTGTATTTATCCCTTTATAAGAGACACCAGATAGTCTTGTTTGGCCCCTTTCGCACGGCCATGCTGACCCTTTCCCATCTGTTCCACCGCAGCGTCCATCCCCAAGTCAAACTCCATTGA
- a CDS encoding cation-translocating P-type ATPase, producing MHLKKNKKPMIPASSEGPRGNPHAEDAETTLRSLEVDPERGLTDEEAAHRRERYGPNRLREGKTRSTWQILLEQFKSTVIIVLVIAGAVAVIFQHGPEAMAISAVLLINAAIGFFTEWKARRSMKALQQMAEARTRVLRNGQMREVADEALVPGDIVVLEGGDLAPADIRLVEAHHLRVDESPLTGESVPVEKQVAPEAPLAERLNLLYKGTTLTDGSARGVVIGTGMNTELGRISEMAERAEGEETPLQKRLDRLGRHLAWIALTIAATIAGVGLATGLEPRQMIETAIALGVAAIPEGLPIVATIALARGMWLLARRNALINRLPAVETLGATRVIFTDKTGTLTENQMTMRRILTPAAEHTLNEAEGSIDGDEPDAAAAADPLLRRLFEAVVLCNNAALAPPDSPSEEEQGDPTETALLRAGRLLGLDRGELRKHHEEVREEPFSSEVMMMATYHRSDGGLRVNVKGAPLRVLEACDRIGGGGDSETPMSEAKRREWLDEQERLAGEGLRVLAVADKIVSSAEEEPYQGLRLLGLVGLLDPPRREVRAAIEQCQAAGVRVVMVTGDQPATAAAIARATGIVEEKAPRVHHGRELKDPGEMNENEREDIFRTPIFARVSPAQKLHLVKLFQERGQVVAMTGDGVNDAPALKKADIGVAMGGLTSLPLPLLPLQILYLNVITDVFPALALGMGQGEPGIMHRPPRPKGESVLARRHWIAIGGWSTLIAAGVLGALAAAWYGLGLEREQAITVSFLTLAFGKLWFTFNLRRPETTLLRNDVVRNPWIWGSIGLCTALLLAAVYLPFLSTLLQTVPPDTSGWGIILGVSLMPMLVGQALRIVQAYRLGRQEGAAKGVKSSNARLG from the coding sequence ATGCACCTAAAAAAAAATAAGAAACCGATGATCCCCGCATCGTCGGAAGGCCCCAGGGGAAACCCTCATGCCGAAGACGCGGAGACGACGCTCCGTTCCCTGGAGGTCGACCCCGAACGCGGCCTGACTGACGAGGAAGCCGCGCATCGACGGGAGCGCTACGGTCCCAATCGTCTGCGCGAGGGGAAAACCCGCAGCACCTGGCAGATTCTGCTTGAGCAGTTCAAAAGCACGGTAATTATTGTTTTAGTGATTGCGGGCGCCGTTGCCGTGATTTTTCAACACGGGCCTGAAGCCATGGCCATCAGTGCGGTGCTGCTGATCAATGCCGCCATCGGGTTCTTTACCGAATGGAAAGCCCGCCGCTCGATGAAAGCCCTGCAGCAAATGGCCGAGGCGCGCACCCGGGTGCTGCGCAATGGGCAGATGCGGGAAGTGGCTGACGAGGCGCTGGTACCCGGCGATATAGTCGTGCTCGAGGGCGGGGATCTAGCTCCCGCCGACATACGGCTGGTGGAGGCCCATCATCTGCGGGTGGATGAATCCCCGCTGACCGGCGAATCGGTCCCGGTCGAGAAACAGGTGGCGCCCGAGGCGCCGCTAGCCGAGCGCCTCAACCTACTCTATAAGGGCACCACGCTGACGGACGGTTCGGCCCGCGGCGTGGTGATCGGCACCGGTATGAACACCGAGCTGGGCCGCATCAGCGAGATGGCCGAGCGCGCCGAAGGGGAAGAAACGCCCCTGCAAAAGCGCCTCGACCGACTTGGCCGGCATTTGGCCTGGATCGCGCTCACCATCGCCGCCACTATCGCCGGGGTGGGGCTGGCCACGGGACTGGAACCCCGCCAGATGATCGAGACCGCGATCGCCTTGGGTGTGGCGGCTATTCCCGAGGGCCTGCCGATTGTCGCCACCATTGCACTCGCCCGCGGCATGTGGTTACTGGCCCGGCGCAACGCCCTTATCAACCGCTTGCCGGCGGTCGAAACGCTCGGCGCCACGCGGGTCATCTTCACCGACAAGACCGGCACCCTGACCGAGAACCAGATGACGATGCGTCGGATCCTCACCCCCGCCGCCGAGCACACGCTCAATGAGGCCGAGGGCAGCATCGACGGGGACGAACCTGACGCGGCGGCGGCAGCCGACCCGCTGCTGCGCCGCCTGTTCGAGGCGGTCGTACTGTGCAACAATGCGGCCCTTGCGCCGCCTGATAGCCCCTCCGAGGAGGAACAGGGCGACCCCACCGAGACGGCCCTCCTGCGCGCAGGCCGGCTGCTCGGGCTCGATCGTGGCGAATTGCGCAAACACCATGAAGAGGTGCGCGAAGAGCCCTTCAGTTCCGAGGTGATGATGATGGCCACCTATCACCGCAGCGACGGTGGCTTACGAGTGAATGTGAAAGGGGCCCCCCTGCGGGTGCTGGAGGCCTGTGACCGCATTGGGGGGGGTGGCGATAGTGAGACGCCGATGAGTGAGGCCAAGCGCCGCGAGTGGCTCGATGAGCAGGAGCGGCTCGCCGGCGAGGGCCTACGCGTGCTGGCCGTCGCCGATAAAATCGTCTCGTCCGCCGAAGAAGAGCCCTACCAGGGACTGCGCCTGCTAGGATTGGTGGGGCTGCTCGACCCGCCCCGTCGCGAAGTGCGTGCGGCCATCGAGCAATGCCAAGCGGCGGGGGTGCGTGTGGTGATGGTCACCGGCGACCAACCGGCTACCGCGGCCGCTATCGCCCGCGCCACGGGCATTGTGGAGGAGAAAGCGCCGCGGGTCCATCACGGGCGCGAGCTCAAAGACCCCGGGGAGATGAATGAGAACGAACGCGAAGACATCTTCAGGACCCCGATTTTCGCCCGGGTCAGCCCCGCCCAGAAGCTCCACCTTGTCAAGCTGTTTCAGGAACGCGGCCAAGTGGTGGCGATGACCGGTGATGGCGTCAATGACGCTCCGGCGCTCAAAAAAGCCGATATTGGCGTGGCCATGGGCGGGCTCACCTCTCTGCCGCTGCCCCTGCTGCCGCTGCAGATTCTCTATCTGAATGTGATCACGGACGTTTTTCCCGCGCTGGCACTGGGGATGGGCCAGGGCGAACCCGGCATCATGCACCGCCCCCCACGCCCCAAAGGCGAATCGGTGCTGGCGCGCCGTCACTGGATCGCCATCGGCGGCTGGTCGACCCTGATCGCGGCCGGCGTACTGGGCGCCCTGGCCGCGGCTTGGTATGGGCTGGGGTTGGAACGTGAACAGGCCATCACCGTGTCCTTCCTGACCCTGGCCTTCGGCAAATTGTGGTTTACCTTCAACCTGCGCCGCCCAGAGACGACACTGCTGCGCAATGATGTGGTCCGCAATCCCTGGATATGGGGTTCGATCGGCTTGTGTACCGCATTGCTGCTAGCAGCGGTCTACCTGCCGTTTCTCTCGACTCTCCTGCAAACTGTCCCTCCCGACACCAGCGGCTGGGGAATTATTCTGGGGGTCAGCCTCATGCCAATGCTGGTGGGTCAAGCACTCCGAATTGTGCAGGCGTATCGATTGGGCAGACAAGAGGGAGCGGCTAAGGGGGTAAAGTCTTCGAACGCGCGTCTTGGCTAA
- a CDS encoding NAD(P)-dependent oxidoreductase: MKLCIFEVEDWERDTFEALAAEHDLKFTDQPLTAKNASQYAEAEGISIFIYSKIDQAVLINTARGEVVDVRALVHALADGKIAAAGLDVLPNEPVVREEAELLRAVYEQHHDLSTLLADEVLVHMRNVVVTPHSAFNTREAVQRILDTTVENLRTFAQGEPTNAVARQ, translated from the coding sequence ATGAAACTCTGCATCTTTGAGGTAGAAGACTGGGAACGCGACACATTCGAGGCGCTCGCCGCGGAGCACGATCTAAAGTTTACTGACCAGCCGCTGACGGCCAAGAACGCGAGCCAGTATGCCGAGGCTGAAGGCATCTCGATTTTCATCTACTCAAAAATTGATCAGGCCGTGCTCATCAACACCGCCCGTGGGGAAGTGGTCGATGTTCGAGCGCTTGTTCACGCCCTCGCCGACGGCAAGATTGCCGCAGCCGGTCTGGACGTATTACCCAACGAGCCCGTAGTCCGCGAGGAAGCAGAGCTACTTCGTGCTGTATATGAGCAGCATCATGACTTATCGACTTTGCTGGCAGATGAGGTTCTCGTGCATATGAGAAACGTAGTGGTCACGCCCCATAGTGCTTTTAACACGCGAGAGGCCGTGCAGCGGATCCTCGATACGACCGTCGAAAACCTTCGCACCTTCGCACAGGGCGAGCCGACCAACGCAGTCGCCCGCCAATAA
- a CDS encoding DUF2382 domain-containing protein: MAPHTATEVDIHQLFNTKVYDRNGEEFAKVANVWVDDNAHPYFLGIQTHGSANHVIPAQGAELSSRGNKVRLAYDKATVEASPTCDPREDLRDEDERKIYTFFQDKGPDLTASYTAREQSDVGRAEEKSIPREEKSIPLKEEEMVVGKRDVEEGSVRLRKVVRSKTEEQPVELRSEELVVEREPGSGEKVSPETLGEEEYYIPLYHEEAVVQKQAREKERVHVGKRETTEREVVSEKLREEELKGPERQS; this comes from the coding sequence ATGGCACCGCATACCGCCACGGAAGTGGATATTCATCAACTTTTCAATACCAAGGTCTACGATCGCAACGGTGAGGAATTTGCCAAAGTCGCCAACGTCTGGGTGGATGATAATGCGCACCCGTACTTCTTGGGCATCCAAACGCACGGCAGCGCCAACCACGTCATTCCTGCCCAAGGCGCTGAGCTGAGTTCGCGGGGCAACAAGGTCCGGCTGGCCTACGACAAGGCCACGGTGGAGGCCTCGCCGACCTGCGATCCCCGGGAGGATCTGCGCGATGAGGACGAGCGCAAGATCTACACCTTCTTCCAGGACAAGGGTCCGGATTTGACCGCTTCCTATACTGCCAGGGAGCAGTCCGACGTCGGCCGGGCCGAGGAGAAGAGCATTCCCCGTGAGGAGAAGAGCATTCCCCTTAAGGAGGAGGAGATGGTGGTAGGCAAGCGCGATGTGGAAGAAGGCAGTGTACGCCTGAGGAAGGTGGTGCGCAGCAAGACCGAAGAGCAGCCCGTCGAATTGCGCAGTGAAGAACTTGTGGTCGAGCGCGAGCCGGGTTCGGGCGAAAAGGTCTCTCCGGAAACGCTGGGCGAGGAGGAATACTATATTCCCTTGTACCATGAGGAGGCCGTGGTCCAGAAGCAGGCCCGCGAGAAGGAGCGGGTTCATGTGGGCAAGCGGGAGACCACCGAGCGTGAGGTGGTTTCAGAGAAGCTGCGTGAAGAGGAGCTCAAGGGCCCCGAGCGCCAGTCGTAG
- a CDS encoding family 16 glycoside hydrolase, which yields MPLTTESTTFTRDVLGRYTCNTFDEMLVTIDPNARAAAGLPPRGDLRPFDFIIIGGGTFGAVLAEHLWFRSTNRSERILVLDGGSFLLPEHVQNLSVLGLNAGGPRKDHLPQNEVWRLAWNSNDPIGFPGLAYCVGGRSVFWGGWSPRLLDSELPKNLWPKAVVEDLTPKNLPDGRKGYFHQSSDQMGVTETNDFIFGDLHRAMRKQLFNGLAAGRITDALDLAALPDHPEVEYRDTPAALDDLANTLPSPSSIQKLRNLVKVLGIDKLPSSPPIQKLHNLAKMLGIDKLPSPPPIQKLRNEAKLEAPLAVQGQSGHAGFFPFNKFSTVPLLMKAVREAADQSGFDDVKKRLMFVARCHVIRLNTINDMGSQRVNEIITERGPLPVSPDAKVIIALGTIESTRLALLSFGSDGKIGRNLMAHLRSNVDIRVPRAALTALPETAKALETSALFVKGQHQFEKSDGSPDGVGHFHFQITASGLSASGTNSEAELFKKIPDIDTFDAHKNATDTQVVITIRGIGEMEPKNDNDFSNSVTLDLDPQQDDEFQMRRAFVNLQPSTRDEELWNAMDKAADDVVKVFANGQKIDVIKNGQVIAEHVDPSQISRILPYKFSDASGLGRRDGLGTTHHEAGTLRMGEDPNKSVTDANSRFHHITNAYVAGPALFPTIGSPNPMLTGIALTRRLGDHLIPEPPLAIPEPNFTYLFDGSEAQFVNWQKVGGGGFLRFGRTIIAQQDGRGIGLLFYTPQRFENFILRLNFLLPQPRGNNNDNSGVFVRFRDPRLPEPTLNPNDPPNNPALVAVHTGFEIQIDEEARGDTRFGESDGSFFARTGAIYKIKSLGTEPGQQDYKNNQNLAAERWHSYEIEVNNQDYIVRLNGQEATRFRRSATDTVRGNPPSVDPDSGFIGLQTHTGNVAFANIRIKLIG from the coding sequence ATGCCGCTCACGACTGAGTCCACTACGTTTACTCGAGACGTGCTCGGGCGTTACACTTGCAATACGTTTGACGAAATGCTCGTCACCATTGACCCAAATGCACGGGCCGCTGCGGGTCTACCCCCACGCGGCGATCTTCGGCCATTCGACTTCATCATTATTGGCGGCGGCACATTCGGTGCAGTCCTTGCCGAACATCTCTGGTTCCGCAGCACAAACCGCAGTGAGCGCATCCTTGTACTCGACGGTGGATCATTCCTGCTGCCAGAGCACGTGCAGAATCTATCGGTGCTCGGTCTCAACGCTGGCGGCCCGCGCAAAGATCATTTGCCGCAGAATGAAGTCTGGAGGCTTGCCTGGAATTCAAATGATCCTATTGGCTTTCCCGGCCTGGCCTACTGCGTCGGCGGACGCTCTGTGTTCTGGGGCGGCTGGTCGCCGCGGCTGCTGGATTCGGAACTACCAAAAAACCTCTGGCCGAAGGCGGTGGTGGAGGATTTGACGCCGAAGAATCTACCCGACGGCCGCAAAGGTTACTTCCACCAGTCAAGCGATCAGATGGGTGTCACCGAGACGAACGACTTTATCTTCGGCGATCTGCACCGCGCAATGCGAAAGCAGCTTTTCAACGGCCTTGCCGCTGGCCGAATAACCGACGCATTAGATCTCGCAGCACTGCCCGACCATCCTGAGGTTGAGTATCGAGACACGCCTGCGGCACTCGACGACCTAGCTAACACATTACCTAGTCCGTCCTCTATCCAGAAACTCCGCAACTTAGTTAAGGTGCTCGGCATTGATAAATTACCCAGCTCGCCCCCTATCCAGAAACTTCATAATCTAGCTAAGATGCTCGGCATTGACAAATTACCCAGTCCGCCCCCTATCCAGAAACTCCGCAATGAGGCGAAACTCGAAGCACCACTTGCCGTGCAAGGACAATCGGGCCATGCCGGATTCTTCCCCTTTAACAAATTCAGCACCGTTCCGCTGCTCATGAAAGCAGTGCGCGAGGCAGCCGACCAATCCGGGTTTGATGACGTGAAAAAGCGGCTGATGTTCGTGGCCCGCTGCCATGTGATTCGGCTGAACACCATTAACGACATGGGCAGCCAGCGTGTGAACGAGATTATCACTGAACGAGGGCCGCTGCCCGTATCGCCGGATGCCAAAGTGATCATCGCGCTCGGCACAATTGAGAGTACACGGCTCGCGCTACTCTCTTTTGGCAGCGACGGAAAGATCGGCAGGAATCTCATGGCGCATCTGCGCTCGAATGTGGACATCCGCGTGCCGCGTGCGGCGCTGACGGCGTTGCCGGAGACGGCGAAAGCGCTTGAGACGTCGGCGCTGTTCGTCAAAGGCCAACACCAGTTCGAAAAGTCAGACGGATCCCCAGACGGTGTCGGGCACTTTCATTTTCAGATTACCGCATCGGGATTGAGTGCGAGCGGGACTAACTCTGAGGCTGAGCTTTTTAAGAAGATTCCCGATATCGACACGTTCGATGCACACAAGAACGCGACCGATACGCAGGTTGTGATTACCATTCGCGGCATTGGGGAGATGGAGCCGAAAAATGATAATGATTTCAGCAATTCAGTCACACTTGATCTCGATCCGCAACAGGACGACGAGTTTCAAATGCGTCGGGCGTTTGTCAATCTTCAGCCGAGCACTCGCGATGAGGAACTGTGGAACGCAATGGACAAGGCTGCAGATGACGTCGTGAAGGTTTTCGCCAACGGGCAAAAAATCGATGTGATTAAAAATGGGCAAGTAATTGCAGAGCACGTCGATCCTAGCCAGATTTCGAGAATTCTGCCATATAAATTCTCGGATGCAAGTGGTCTGGGGCGCCGCGACGGCCTCGGCACGACTCATCATGAAGCAGGCACACTGCGGATGGGTGAGGACCCGAATAAATCAGTGACCGACGCCAACAGCCGTTTTCACCATATCACCAATGCATATGTCGCCGGGCCTGCACTCTTTCCCACAATCGGCTCGCCGAACCCAATGCTCACGGGCATTGCGCTTACGCGCCGACTTGGAGATCACTTAATACCGGAGCCGCCGCTGGCAATACCGGAACCAAATTTTACCTATTTGTTCGACGGAAGCGAGGCGCAGTTCGTGAATTGGCAAAAGGTCGGCGGCGGCGGCTTTCTCCGGTTCGGCCGAACCATAATCGCGCAACAGGATGGGAGAGGCATTGGATTGCTCTTCTACACACCGCAGCGCTTTGAGAATTTTATTCTGCGCCTTAATTTCTTGCTCCCGCAACCCCGCGGCAACAACAACGACAACTCAGGCGTCTTTGTCCGCTTCCGCGATCCACGTTTGCCTGAGCCGACCCTTAATCCGAACGACCCGCCGAATAATCCTGCTCTTGTCGCGGTACACACCGGGTTTGAAATTCAGATTGACGAAGAAGCGCGCGGCGACACACGTTTTGGCGAGTCCGATGGTTCGTTCTTTGCCCGCACCGGAGCCATTTACAAAATTAAATCGCTAGGCACGGAGCCGGGGCAGCAGGATTACAAGAACAATCAAAATCTCGCCGCGGAGCGCTGGCACAGCTACGAAATCGAGGTAAACAACCAGGACTATATTGTCCGCCTCAATGGCCAGGAAGCAACTCGGTTCCGGCGTAGCGCGACCGATACGGTCCGGGGGAATCCGCCTAGTGTCGATCCCGATTCGGGCTTTATCGGCCTGCAGACACATACCGGCAATGTCGCCTTCGCAAATATCCGAATCAAATTAATTGGGTAA
- a CDS encoding erythromycin esterase family protein, with the protein MVGALSKPEDAIQQQAYPFQGKWDDYDPLMELIGDKSFILLGEATHGTHEFYATRAEITQRLILEQDLNAVAVEADWPSAYRLNRYVRGLGKDSSAQEAMSDFRRFPLWMWRNTVIHNFIEWLREYNQQCAPAQQVGFYGLDLYSLYESVAVVLDYLQKVDPEAAEEARKAYECLDHRGDEQRYGSGVMLGLRRSCEDEVVQQLIALRHNALDYVQRNGMAAADEQFQAEQNARLIKNAEAYYRGLFSRRVNTWNIRDQHMSNTLNELHQHLSAQAGRNARIAVWEHNSHLGDARATEMGRQGELNVGQLTRERHGSNCVLIGFTTYTGTVAAASSWDGPVERKLVRPALAESFEDLFHRTGLRRFLLIPCKGSAEVLREWHLERAIGVLYLPETERASHYFYARMADQFDAVLHFDQTQALEPLDTIAEWERGEEETYPFGV; encoded by the coding sequence ATGGTAGGCGCGTTATCAAAGCCGGAAGACGCAATTCAGCAGCAAGCTTATCCGTTCCAGGGGAAGTGGGATGATTATGATCCGCTGATGGAGTTGATCGGCGATAAATCCTTTATTTTACTAGGTGAGGCCACCCATGGCACCCACGAGTTCTATGCCACCCGTGCTGAGATTACCCAGCGTTTGATACTGGAGCAGGATTTGAATGCGGTGGCAGTGGAAGCGGACTGGCCAAGTGCCTATCGGTTGAATCGTTATGTGCGTGGTTTAGGCAAGGACAGTAGCGCGCAAGAAGCGATGAGCGACTTTAGGCGCTTTCCGCTGTGGATGTGGCGCAATACGGTCATTCACAACTTTATCGAATGGCTGCGCGAATACAATCAACAGTGTGCACCGGCACAACAAGTGGGTTTTTACGGATTGGATTTGTATAGTTTGTATGAGTCCGTAGCGGTGGTACTCGACTATTTACAAAAGGTCGATCCAGAAGCGGCTGAAGAAGCACGCAAAGCCTATGAATGTTTAGATCATAGAGGGGATGAGCAGCGCTACGGATCCGGTGTGATGTTGGGGCTTCGGCGATCCTGCGAAGACGAAGTGGTGCAACAGTTAATAGCCTTGCGTCATAATGCTTTGGATTATGTCCAACGAAATGGTATGGCGGCAGCCGATGAACAATTTCAGGCGGAGCAAAATGCACGCCTGATTAAAAATGCCGAAGCTTACTATCGTGGTCTGTTCAGCCGGCGCGTCAATACCTGGAATATACGTGACCAGCATATGAGCAATACGCTAAATGAGTTGCATCAACATCTCTCTGCCCAGGCGGGGCGTAATGCCCGGATTGCTGTGTGGGAACATAACTCGCATTTGGGCGATGCCCGCGCTACCGAAATGGGTCGCCAGGGAGAATTAAATGTGGGTCAATTAACCCGTGAGCGGCATGGGAGCAATTGCGTGCTGATTGGTTTTACCACCTATACTGGTACAGTCGCTGCCGCCTCCTCTTGGGATGGTCCGGTGGAGCGCAAGTTAGTGCGGCCGGCGTTGGCGGAAAGTTTTGAAGACCTGTTTCATCGCACCGGTCTCCGCCGTTTTCTGTTGATTCCCTGCAAGGGGAGCGCTGAAGTTCTAAGAGAGTGGCACTTGGAGCGGGCTATCGGTGTACTGTATTTGCCGGAAACCGAACGGGCTAGTCACTATTTTTATGCACGTATGGCGGACCAATTTGATGCTGTGCTGCATTTTGATCAAACCCAGGCGCTCGAACCGTTAGATACAATAGCGGAATGGGAAAGGGGTGAGGAGGAAACTTATCCGTTTGGTGTGTAG
- a CDS encoding TrkH family potassium uptake protein, translated as MLHLVVVIRTLGVLLLVYSVAIIPPLLISVGYQDGEWPYWLIIWMEALLLGWVMWWPLRRRELDLHRRDGFTIVTLFWFILGFISAVPFLFMPQLDFSDAVFEAISAFTTTGATVIVGLDQLPPSILFWRQELQWLGGIGVIVTAVAILPMLGIGGMQLYRAETPGPIKGEKLTPRIAQTARALWFIYGGLTITCATAYWLAGMSWFDAVAHSLTTVSTGGFSTHDDSLAYFDSALIEAIACLFMLLGAINFGIHYLALHKGRIDLYWRQDEIRIFLKVVAILIALIAATLFLSGTYTHPLTALRYAAFQTISVITSTGYGTADFSLWPLFLPVLLIFSSFMGGCAGSTAGGMKVIRFLLLVKQGRREIYRLVHPQIVRTLKIDGRPVAEEVTSAVWGFFSLYILLFAILMMVLMAYGMDQVTAFGAVATCLNNLGPGLGEVATNFIGVSDGAKWLLSFAMLAGRLELFTVLVLFSRIFWRS; from the coding sequence ATGCTCCATTTAGTTGTGGTGATCCGCACCCTGGGCGTTCTTCTGCTCGTCTATAGCGTGGCGATTATCCCGCCTTTGCTCATCTCGGTGGGATATCAAGACGGTGAATGGCCCTATTGGCTGATAATCTGGATGGAGGCTTTGTTACTCGGGTGGGTGATGTGGTGGCCCCTGCGCCGTAGAGAACTCGATCTTCACCGAAGGGATGGCTTTACTATAGTGACCCTTTTTTGGTTTATCTTGGGCTTCATCAGCGCGGTGCCTTTTCTTTTTATGCCCCAACTCGATTTTTCCGATGCCGTGTTTGAGGCCATCTCCGCCTTCACGACGACGGGTGCAACGGTGATAGTGGGCTTGGACCAGTTACCTCCTTCGATTCTATTTTGGCGCCAGGAACTGCAATGGCTAGGCGGCATCGGGGTCATTGTCACCGCCGTGGCTATTTTGCCCATGCTCGGTATTGGTGGGATGCAGTTATATCGGGCGGAAACTCCGGGACCCATTAAAGGAGAAAAACTGACCCCCCGTATTGCCCAAACCGCCCGGGCCTTGTGGTTTATTTATGGGGGGCTGACGATAACTTGTGCCACAGCTTATTGGCTCGCGGGTATGTCCTGGTTTGATGCCGTGGCTCATAGCCTGACCACCGTCTCTACCGGTGGATTTTCCACCCATGATGACAGCCTAGCGTATTTTGACAGTGCCTTGATCGAAGCTATTGCCTGTCTTTTCATGTTGCTTGGCGCCATTAATTTCGGGATTCACTACTTGGCTTTGCACAAGGGACGCATTGATCTCTATTGGCGCCAAGACGAAATCCGCATTTTCCTAAAGGTTGTGGCGATATTGATTGCCCTGATTGCTGCTACCTTATTCCTCTCCGGGACATATACGCACCCTCTCACGGCCCTGCGCTATGCCGCTTTTCAAACCATCTCGGTGATTACAAGCACCGGCTATGGGACCGCCGATTTTTCCCTGTGGCCCTTGTTCCTGCCCGTGTTGCTGATTTTCTCCAGTTTCATGGGGGGCTGTGCGGGATCGACCGCAGGAGGCATGAAGGTGATCCGTTTTTTGCTATTAGTCAAGCAAGGCCGACGGGAGATTTATCGGCTGGTTCACCCCCAGATCGTACGCACGCTTAAAATAGACGGCCGACCTGTTGCCGAGGAGGTCACCAGTGCCGTATGGGGGTTTTTCTCCCTTTATATCCTGCTCTTTGCCATTCTCATGATGGTGCTTATGGCCTATGGTATGGACCAGGTCACCGCCTTTGGCGCCGTGGCCACTTGCTTGAATAACTTGGGTCCCGGCCTCGGGGAGGTGGCCACGAATTTTATCGGGGTGAGCGATGGGGCCAAATGGTTGCTCAGTTTCGCCATGTTGGCTGGTCGGTTGGAGTTATTTACGGTCCTGGTGCTATTTTCTCGAATATTCTGGCGTAGTTAA